The Nocardia sp. BMG51109 nucleotide sequence CGGCCCTCGACGTGTGCGCCGGGCGAGAGCGCCGGCACGGCCTGTTCTGCGGTCAGGATGCGCTCGGTCGGGGTTCGCGGGCACAGGATGGAGCCGGGCGTCGTGGCTCGTCCGCCTGTGCCCGTCGCCGCTGATTCGCCTCGGCCCGAACCGATTCGGTTGGTAGGTTGGCGAAATGCATTCGCTCCTCGTGCGACTCGACAGCTGGCTGGCGGCGAACCGGCCCGACTTTCACGCCGGGCTCCTGCCCGGTGCTTCGGCGGCGGCCATCGATGAGATCGCGGGCCGGGTCGACGGCGAACTACCTTCGCTGTTACGGGAGCTGCTCACCTGGCGAAACGGGCAGAGTCAGGACTACTTCGGGTGTCTGGCGTTCTACTGGTCCCTGATGTCGGCCGAAAACATCGCCGACACAATGGATACCGCTGCCCAGGTCGCGCAGGACGAGGGTTTCGAGGAGCTGTGGTGGAATACGGAGTGGGTTCACGACGACGAGTACCGAACGCTCATCCATCCCACCCTCGAGGCGTGGCTCGACACTCTGGTCACCGGATTCGAGGCCGGCATGTTCGACAACCCGGAGAACGCGGAGGAAGGCAACGGCCGCTTCGATCCCGCCGACTGGGAGGCACACGAGGCATTCGTCGCCGAACGCAACCCCGGCTACCCCCTCGAGGAGTGCGCCCTGTGACGGTCCCCGGCGATATCCGGCCGCCGGCGTAGTCCGGGCCGCGAAAGTCATTCGGGCCCAGCGGGAAACGGGTCAGGAATCGGCGAGTTCGGGCGGGAAGCCGCCGGTGGCGACGGGGCCCCAGCGCTCGATGTGGATGCGGATCAGCGACTTGTTCTGGCGGGCCATGGCCTCGCGGTACTCGTCCCAGTCGGGGTGTTCGCCGGAGATGCAGCGGAAGTAGTCGACGAGTCCGTCGACGGCCTCGGGCATGTCGAGGACCTCGGCCCGCCCGTCGACCTGGACGTACGGGTCGTTCCACTCGTCGGACAGCACGCAGATCGATACCTGGGGGTTGCGGCGGGCGTTGCGCGTCTTGGCGCGGGCCGGATACGTGGACACGACGATGCGGCCCTCGGAGTCGACACCGCAGGTCACCGGCGACAGCTGGGCACTGCCGTCGGCGCGGGTGGTCATCAGCACGCCGCGATGACGCGGCCGCAGGAACTCCAGGAGCGCGGACAGTTCGACCTTCTCGGCGGTGGCGATGCGTGGCATGGGCCGATCCTCCCACGCCGTGATCCGCGCCGGCGTCGCGAGGAGGTGAGTGGCGGTCAGGGGGTTCCGGTGGTGCGCCAGGAGGCCATGCCGAGGGCTATCAAGCGGACCTGACGGACGGCTCGGTCGACGATGTCGACGCGGTCGCGCAGGGGGGCGGCAAGGTAGTCGGCGATGCGATCGGCGACGGTGGAGACGATCAGGTCGGCGGCCAGTTCCAGATCGTCCGGGGGCCAGGCGTCGAGGGCCCGGATGCGCGACAGGTCGACCACGAGTTCCCTGGTGATGAGCTGCATCTCGACCACGATGGCGCCGCGCAGCGCGGACGAGCC carries:
- a CDS encoding SMI1/KNR4 family protein; the protein is MHSLLVRLDSWLAANRPDFHAGLLPGASAAAIDEIAGRVDGELPSLLRELLTWRNGQSQDYFGCLAFYWSLMSAENIADTMDTAAQVAQDEGFEELWWNTEWVHDDEYRTLIHPTLEAWLDTLVTGFEAGMFDNPENAEEGNGRFDPADWEAHEAFVAERNPGYPLEECAL
- a CDS encoding PPOX class F420-dependent oxidoreductase translates to MPRIATAEKVELSALLEFLRPRHRGVLMTTRADGSAQLSPVTCGVDSEGRIVVSTYPARAKTRNARRNPQVSICVLSDEWNDPYVQVDGRAEVLDMPEAVDGLVDYFRCISGEHPDWDEYREAMARQNKSLIRIHIERWGPVATGGFPPELADS